The following nucleotide sequence is from Basilea psittacipulmonis DSM 24701.
AACACTTGTTCAAAAATACCATGTTTTATCATATTTTCATGTGATTGTTGGATTAATACTTGGGCAATACCTTTACCTTGATACGCCTCATGAACGCCTAAAATCATCAAATGAGCAACATCTGGAGCAATTAATTGAAGCAAATAAGCGATAATTTGTCCATTAAACACCACCACCCACGATGAATACCCCTTATTTAAGGCATCAATAAAGTTTCCCGCCGTCCAAGGATCTTGCTCCAACAACGCTTCCAATGCCACCACAGCAGGCACATCGGACAGACTCATAGGACGAATCGTTACCTCACGCCACTGAAATGGAAAATCCAAGGCTTTCGGATTACCGCCCGATCCCTGTTCTCTTTCCAAAATCGTATAAGCCACCTTATTACGAACGTAAACAGGCTGTGCCATCATAGGATCGATAAAGGCATCTGGGTGATGTTCAACCGCATACACCGCCATATTGCTCAAGACATTTGCATTGACCGTTTGCTCACAACGTTTAAAAGCAATGATTTGGCCCCGTTCTTTTTCCCAAATCGGTTTCATTTTCAGCAAGTAATCATCGATTTTGTCAAAAGGTATCAAACAAGGGGCTTGTTTCTCTAACAATCCAAAAGGTGCGTGCTCATCTTTTTCGTAAACAGCCAAAAACACCTCTTCCATCCTTGCATCCAGCACAGATACTAAAAATTCATGATGATGATTTAATGTGTGTTCAAACGCCATAGCCTGCAACGAGCCAATAGGCAAAACGGGAATATTTAATCCCGACGCAAGTCCCTGAACCGTTGCACAAGCCACTCTAAGCCCTGTGAATCCACCAGGCCCCTGATTAAATGCCAACGCATAAATATCTGACAAAGTGATAGATGCTTGCTCTAACAAGGCTTCAATGAACGGAATAACGCCATCGACTTTATGCCGCCCTTTTTCATCGATAATCGACCATTGTTCCTTGTTTTCACCTGCTAGGTGTACCAAAGAAAAGCTGGCCCCTTGGCCTGAAGTATCTATTGAAACGATATATTTACTCATAAAAAGTATTTTACCCTAATATATTCGCTTTTAATTTCCCAAAGTTTCTTTTTAAAAGTTACAATATAGAACATATCAACTAGTTAAAAAAATATGACCAACCGTAAAATATTAATCGTGGACGACGACGAACGTCTGCGCGAGTTACTTCAACAATACCTCCAAGGTCAAGGGTATTATGTTGATATTGCTAAAGATGCTGTATCAATGGACCAGCTGTTCCCTACCCAGCCTTATGATTTAATTGTTTTGGACATTATGCTACCCGATGAGGACGGCTTATCAATCTGTCGTCGTCTAAGAGGTAAAAATATTACCACACCTATTTTGATGTTGACGGCCAAAACAGAAGAAATCGATCGTATTTTGGGCTTAGAAATGGGGGCCGACGATTATCTAACAAAACCTTTTAATCCTCGAGAATTACTGGCACGCATTAACGCCATTTTAAGACGTGTTCCGAAAGAAAATTCATCCGCGACAACGGCTCACGCTTTGTCATCACACTCAGAAGAAATCTATACATTCGGACAATTTACCTTAAATTTAACCACTCGTACTTTGAGCAAACAAGGCAAAATCATTCCTATCACAACCAGTGAACTAGGGCTTTTAAAAGTATTTATCCAAAATGCCAACACGCCTTTATCACGTGACCAGCTCATGGAACAAACCAAAGGGAAAGAGTACGAAGTGTTTAATAGAAGCTTGGATGTCCAAATCTCACGTTTAAGAAAACTCATTGAACCCAACCCCACTGATCCCATCCATATCAAAACTGTTTGGGGCGTAGGATACGTGTTTATTACCGAACCCAATACCTAATAGCTGTTCATGACGATCCGTAAATTTTTCTCAACATTAGCCAATAGCCCTCATCTTCAACTTGGGGTGTTTACACGTGCATTTTTATTTATCGGAACCGTCATTATTGTCAGCATGACTGTTTGGCTCATTATCTTCTTTTCGGCACAAGAGACCCCAAAAGCCAAAACACTGGCCCATCGCAACGCCACCATTCTTAACATTATTTACGATGCTTTTACCATCAATCACGCCATTCATCAACAAGACTTAATCAATGCCATTAACCAATCACACAATATCGTGATTTTGCCTCGTTTGCCTAGCGATCAAGTGGTGGAACATAATGCCGTTAATTTTTGGCATATTTACCAGACAGAATTAAAACAACAAGCACTCACTAAGCACACTAAGGCATATGCGGCCGTTAATGGGATAAACGGACTTTGGCTAAGTTTCAGTGTTCATGACAAAGATTATTGGCTGATGATTCCTGATAACAGCAGCCATGACTCTATGCGATTTCAATGGCTCGGCTGGGGGATTGTCGCGTTAATTCTTACGATTAACGGTGCGGCCATTAGCGTACGTTTTGTAAACAACCCTTTATCTCGATTATCGCGTCTGGCTCAACAACTGGCTCGACATGAAAAACCCGATCCATTGCCAACGAATGAGGGACCTTACGAGATTCGTGAATTAAACCAAACATTCAATAAAATGGCTCAAGAATTAAGACAAAGTGAGGAAGATCGTGAAATTATGTTAGCAGGTATCTCTCACGACATCCGAACACCTTTGTCTAGAATTCGACTAGAAGTAGAAATGGGGCCTTTAAGCGAGAAATCAAAAGAAGGAATTGAACAAGATATGTCTCAAATCGAGCATTGCATCGATCAGCTGATTGATTATGCACGCACGATTCAAAAAAGCAACCCTAGTGTGATAGACTTATCTGCAACGCTTCATGAAATCGGACAACGCGAACAAGTGCATTGTGCCAATCGAAACGCCACGCTTACCCTAGCTATCGCCCCTAATCTACATGCACATATTTTAGAAATCAATTTGCAACGAGCGATCAATAATTTAATTGAAAATGCTTTGCGTTATGGACAAAATCCTCATACGCATACCACTGATATCACTTTGAAAGCCTTTCAATTCAATCACAAAACCGTTCGTATTGAGATCAGTGATACAGGGAAAGGGATTCCAGATGACCAAATTGAGCGACTGCTACGACCTTTCTCAAGAGGAGAAGTTGCTCGTTCCAACACCACTGGTACGGGGCTAGGCCTATCGATTGTGGAAAGACAAATTAGCCAATCACAAGGTAGCTTTTCTATCTTTAACCATGCTCCACACGGCTTAACAGCTAGGATTGACTTAGTCTCTGCTTAATTTAAAGACGTTTTTTTTCATAGGCTATAGTTGCCAAAACTAGCTCGATCCTGCTTCACGAGGATGTTAAGGGGTGAGTTATGTTTCGGTGGCGGATAAAAATTTAGAAACAATTTCTAAATCCGCTGGCCATGTCACTTTTAGATTTTGCCAATCCCCTCTTACCAACAGAGGATGTCCTCCTTTCAATTCCACTGCACTGGCCTCATCGGTCACACTGCTCAAATCCACTGTTTCCAAGGCATTCAACAATTCAGAAACTGGAAACATTTGAGGCGTTTGTGCCAAATATAAAGATGAACGTGATTGAGTATGATCGATATGCAAACAACCGTTTTCATCTTCAATGCCGTATTTAACCGTGTCTGATACAGGCATAGCCAAGATTCCACCTTTTTGTTGTGACAAACACATATCGATTAAACGTGCCAATCCATTCATCGTCAAACCGGGACGTGCGGCATCATGAACCAACACCCAATCTTTGGCACCACTTGTTTTTATCGTATTTAACACGGTTTCTGCACGCGTCTGACCACCACAGTAATACCATTTTACGCGTGCATCCTGAATATCCACCAAACGTTCAAATTCTTTATCTTGAGGCGATAAACCAATATGCACAAACGTGATTCTTTTGTCCGCCAATAACGCTTGTATGCTATACCAAATCAATGGTTTACCATCTATCATCAAGTACTGTTTTGGTAGCGATGCACCTAATCGTGAACCAACACCCGCCGCAGGTAGAATTGCATGGATCTCCATCACTCATATCCTTGTTCATCTTCTGAAAACGTGGATTTTGCTTGTTTTGATTGTTTGGGTTTCTTTTGTTTACCTAACCATAAATGACGATAAACGTAGGCAGGATAAGCCATTGCCACAAAAATACATAGGGTCACGACATAAAATTCCCACCCCTGCTGAATCGAATTAAAGTAATGCGTTTCAATGGAAAAGCCCACCGCTCCTACTATCAGATACATGGCAAACCATTCAATCAAGCGAGCAAAAAAACCTTTGTATTGCGTGCGATTGAACAACAAGGCTGACACCGCCATCACCAAAAACAAAATAATACCTAACACAAAAATTTTAATATCATCACCTGAAACCGCAATACAATACGTAGCTAAGCACACCAAAATATAATTGAGCAGAACCTGCCCAACAGAAAGCCATATCGGCATATTGGGACGATATGTAAACAATAAATGTCGATTTAATAAAAATGGCAACATCGCCATAACAAAAGCAAATATGGTGTAAAGCAGAACAGAAGTCGTTGAGAACATATGAACCAACCCATAAAAAAACCCGTACTATTGTAACATTGAGAAAAGAGAATGATATTGGACTTTTTACCCTACATAGTGATATTTATCGTTGGATTTTTGGCTGGCGTTGTCAATATTATGGCAGCAGGCGGTTCTTTTGTCACGATTCCCGTACTCATGTTATTAGGGCTAGATGCAAATATTGCCAATGGCACCAATCGAGTAGGCATTTTCATTCAATCTTTAGCGGGGTTAAAGGGATTTTCACATGCAAACAAAGTGCCAAGTGGCCATAAGCTTTGGGGGATTCTGATTCCCTGTGCATTAGGCGGATTAAGTGGATCATTGCTCGTAGCTTATCTTCCCAAAGAAATTTTAAAACCTATTTTGCTCATTGTGATGCTGATTGCTGCTACGTTTATAGCCGTGCGTAAAAATCTTTTTGCTCAACATCATCATGAACCGCTAGACATCAAAGATCGCCCCATCGCTATCTTTTACTTGTTTTTAGGCGGTGTGTACGGTGGCTTTATTCAAGCGGGGGTAGGCATTATTCTCTTACTGATTTGTGCAGAACTACTTCGTTATGATATTGTTCGTGCCAATGCTTTGAAACTTATCTGTACCTTGATTTTCACGATCGTGTCACTGGTTATTTTTGTCATCTACGATCAAATCCATTGGGGATGGGGAATTACCTTGGGTATTGGCAATGCACTTGGCGCATTATTAGGCATCCGAGTGATGATACACGTCAACCCAAAATTCATTCGATTACTGCTGTTCATTGTTGCAGTGATTGCTATTGTATGGGCTTATTTTAGCGGTTAATGAAGCTCATCATTAAGACCAAATACGTTTTATATCACACGCTGATATTGATTCATATCACTGCTTACAGAGACAGCGTCACTCACATTTAAACCTTGGCAAGTAACACTACAGCGTTCGCCGCAATGCCTTGTTCTTGACCAAGATAACCGAGTTTTTCATTTGTTTTAGCTTTAATATTGACTTGGTCAGCCGACAAACCTAAATCGTTACAGATATTTTTTTTCATTTGAGGGGTGTGAGGTAG
It contains:
- a CDS encoding bifunctional tRNA (adenosine(37)-N6)-threonylcarbamoyltransferase complex dimerization subunit type 1 TsaB/ribosomal protein alanine acetyltransferase RimI, producing MSKYIVSIDTSGQGASFSLVHLAGENKEQWSIIDEKGRHKVDGVIPFIEALLEQASITLSDIYALAFNQGPGGFTGLRVACATVQGLASGLNIPVLPIGSLQAMAFEHTLNHHHEFLVSVLDARMEEVFLAVYEKDEHAPFGLLEKQAPCLIPFDKIDDYLLKMKPIWEKERGQIIAFKRCEQTVNANVLSNMAVYAVEHHPDAFIDPMMAQPVYVRNKVAYTILEREQGSGGNPKALDFPFQWREVTIRPMSLSDVPAVVALEALLEQDPWTAGNFIDALNKGYSSWVVVFNGQIIAYLLQLIAPDVAHLMILGVHEAYQGKGIAQVLIQQSHENMIKHGIFEQVLEVREDNTRARDFYEKQGYIEIGKRKGYYASGQIDAIVLSKKVKG
- the ompR gene encoding osmolarity response regulator transcription factor OmpR is translated as MTNRKILIVDDDERLRELLQQYLQGQGYYVDIAKDAVSMDQLFPTQPYDLIVLDIMLPDEDGLSICRRLRGKNITTPILMLTAKTEEIDRILGLEMGADDYLTKPFNPRELLARINAILRRVPKENSSATTAHALSSHSEEIYTFGQFTLNLTTRTLSKQGKIIPITTSELGLLKVFIQNANTPLSRDQLMEQTKGKEYEVFNRSLDVQISRLRKLIEPNPTDPIHIKTVWGVGYVFITEPNT
- a CDS encoding ATP-binding protein, with the protein product MTIRKFFSTLANSPHLQLGVFTRAFLFIGTVIIVSMTVWLIIFFSAQETPKAKTLAHRNATILNIIYDAFTINHAIHQQDLINAINQSHNIVILPRLPSDQVVEHNAVNFWHIYQTELKQQALTKHTKAYAAVNGINGLWLSFSVHDKDYWLMIPDNSSHDSMRFQWLGWGIVALILTINGAAISVRFVNNPLSRLSRLAQQLARHEKPDPLPTNEGPYEIRELNQTFNKMAQELRQSEEDREIMLAGISHDIRTPLSRIRLEVEMGPLSEKSKEGIEQDMSQIEHCIDQLIDYARTIQKSNPSVIDLSATLHEIGQREQVHCANRNATLTLAIAPNLHAHILEINLQRAINNLIENALRYGQNPHTHTTDITLKAFQFNHKTVRIEISDTGKGIPDDQIERLLRPFSRGEVARSNTTGTGLGLSIVERQISQSQGSFSIFNHAPHGLTARIDLVSA
- the ispD gene encoding 2-C-methyl-D-erythritol 4-phosphate cytidylyltransferase, which encodes MEIHAILPAAGVGSRLGASLPKQYLMIDGKPLIWYSIQALLADKRITFVHIGLSPQDKEFERLVDIQDARVKWYYCGGQTRAETVLNTIKTSGAKDWVLVHDAARPGLTMNGLARLIDMCLSQQKGGILAMPVSDTVKYGIEDENGCLHIDHTQSRSSLYLAQTPQMFPVSELLNALETVDLSSVTDEASAVELKGGHPLLVRGDWQNLKVTWPADLEIVSKFLSATET
- a CDS encoding DUF2818 family protein, producing MFSTTSVLLYTIFAFVMAMLPFLLNRHLLFTYRPNMPIWLSVGQVLLNYILVCLATYCIAVSGDDIKIFVLGIILFLVMAVSALLFNRTQYKGFFARLIEWFAMYLIVGAVGFSIETHYFNSIQQGWEFYVVTLCIFVAMAYPAYVYRHLWLGKQKKPKQSKQAKSTFSEDEQGYE
- a CDS encoding sulfite exporter TauE/SafE family protein, which translates into the protein MILDFLPYIVIFIVGFLAGVVNIMAAGGSFVTIPVLMLLGLDANIANGTNRVGIFIQSLAGLKGFSHANKVPSGHKLWGILIPCALGGLSGSLLVAYLPKEILKPILLIVMLIAATFIAVRKNLFAQHHHEPLDIKDRPIAIFYLFLGGVYGGFIQAGVGIILLLICAELLRYDIVRANALKLICTLIFTIVSLVIFVIYDQIHWGWGITLGIGNALGALLGIRVMIHVNPKFIRLLLFIVAVIAIVWAYFSG